One genomic window of Streptomyces sp. NBC_01276 includes the following:
- a CDS encoding thioesterase family protein has translation MDAEDGFYERIGAGRFVAGEATRGPWDAGSQHAGPPAALLAREIDERAGAREDMRIARVTYEILRPVPIGGLEITTSVLRAGRNTELVEAALTPEGGSGPVMLARALRIRVAGEPVPAVVPGAVVPTPGEAVASPFFPVPWEKGYHSSVEARFTDGSFTEPGPGTCWMRMRVPLVAGEEVRPLDRVLVAADSGNGISAVMDFGRFVFVNGDLTVHVHRHPVGEWVCVESRTSVDAAGIGLADARLHDEKGPIGRGAQSLFVAER, from the coding sequence ATGGACGCTGAGGACGGGTTCTACGAGCGGATCGGTGCGGGGCGGTTCGTGGCGGGCGAGGCCACGCGCGGGCCGTGGGACGCGGGCTCGCAGCACGCCGGGCCGCCGGCCGCGCTGCTGGCGCGGGAGATCGACGAGCGGGCGGGCGCGCGGGAGGACATGCGGATCGCGCGCGTCACGTACGAGATCCTGCGGCCGGTGCCGATCGGCGGACTGGAGATCACCACGAGCGTGCTGCGGGCGGGCCGCAACACCGAGCTGGTCGAGGCGGCCCTGACGCCCGAGGGCGGTTCCGGGCCGGTGATGCTGGCGCGGGCGCTGCGGATCCGGGTGGCGGGGGAGCCGGTGCCGGCGGTGGTCCCGGGGGCGGTGGTGCCGACTCCGGGGGAGGCGGTGGCGTCGCCGTTCTTCCCGGTGCCGTGGGAGAAGGGGTACCACTCCTCGGTGGAGGCCCGGTTCACGGACGGGTCCTTCACGGAGCCGGGGCCGGGGACCTGCTGGATGCGGATGAGGGTGCCGCTGGTGGCGGGGGAGGAGGTCCGGCCGCTGGACCGGGTGCTGGTGGCCGCCGATTCGGGCAACGGCATCAGCGCGGTCATGGACTTCGGCCGGTTCGTGTTCGTCAACGGCGACCTCACCGTGCACGTGCACCGGCACCCGGTGGGGGAGTGGGTCTGCGTGGAGTCCCGGACGAGCGTGGACGCGGCGGGCATCGGCCTGGCCGACGCCCGGCTGCACGACGAGAAGGGGCCGATCGGGCGGGGGGCGCAGAGCCTGTTCGTCGCGGAGCGCTGA
- a CDS encoding phosphatase PAP2 family protein, with protein sequence MAGLTTGGPNVDVSLLYEINALARHAPGWFDRGVALVGGYGLPLAMVLLVLWCWRGARRQDETTAVDSFAALVWAPLAAALALLVNVPLRGFVARPRPFVQHEGLEVLGGMAGGPGAGYSFVSDHATLMMALGVGVFLANRRLGLVGIGLALAEGVCRVYLGVHYPTDVIGGFALGTAVVLLLAPLAMAALTPLVRALARAPRAGRLVRAGERVVARPVELAQRPAESDLAA encoded by the coding sequence ATGGCTGGACTCACAACAGGTGGGCCGAATGTGGATGTCAGCCTGCTGTACGAGATCAACGCCCTGGCCCGGCACGCCCCGGGCTGGTTCGACCGGGGCGTCGCGCTCGTCGGCGGGTACGGGCTGCCGCTGGCCATGGTCCTGCTGGTGCTGTGGTGTTGGCGCGGGGCCCGGCGGCAGGACGAGACGACGGCCGTCGATTCCTTCGCCGCGCTCGTCTGGGCACCGCTCGCCGCCGCCCTCGCGCTGCTCGTGAACGTTCCGCTGCGCGGGTTCGTGGCGCGCCCGCGGCCCTTCGTCCAGCACGAGGGGCTCGAGGTGCTCGGCGGGATGGCCGGCGGGCCGGGAGCCGGGTACTCCTTCGTCAGCGACCACGCCACCCTGATGATGGCCCTCGGCGTCGGGGTGTTCCTGGCGAACCGTCGGCTCGGGCTCGTCGGGATCGGGCTCGCGCTCGCCGAGGGGGTGTGCCGGGTCTACCTCGGTGTGCACTACCCGACCGACGTCATCGGCGGGTTCGCGCTCGGCACCGCCGTCGTGCTGCTCCTCGCGCCCCTCGCCATGGCCGCGCTGACCCCGCTGGTACGGGCGCTCGCGCGCGCCCCGCGGGCGGGGCGGCTCGTCAGGGCCGGGGAACGGGTCGTGGCCCGGCCGGTGGAGCTCGCGCAGCGGCCGGCCGAGAGCGACCTCGCCGCGTAG
- a CDS encoding pentapeptide repeat-containing protein — protein MSTTARPAHPPLPVLQADCGNCFALCCVALPFAKSNDFAVNKSAGTPCGNLRQDFRCGIHTRLRDQGFQGCTVFDCFGAGQQISQVTFGGRDWRAHPETRAEMFEAFPVMRQLHELLFYVAEALALPAAAPVHQDLRTALARTEALTRADAKELTGLDVGTLRQDINPLLLKASELVRAKAPGRRKNHRGADLMGARLAGADLRGANLRGAYLIAADLGRADLRTADLIGADFRDTNLRGADLRDALFLTQAQLNAARGDAATRIPPSLTRPSHWQ, from the coding sequence GTGTCCACCACCGCCCGCCCCGCGCACCCCCCGCTCCCCGTCCTGCAGGCCGACTGCGGCAACTGCTTCGCGTTGTGCTGCGTCGCCCTGCCCTTCGCCAAGTCCAACGACTTCGCCGTGAACAAGTCCGCCGGGACCCCCTGCGGGAACCTCCGGCAGGACTTCCGCTGCGGCATCCACACCCGGCTGCGCGACCAGGGCTTCCAGGGATGCACCGTCTTCGACTGCTTCGGGGCCGGACAGCAGATCTCCCAGGTCACCTTCGGCGGCCGCGACTGGCGCGCACACCCCGAGACCCGGGCCGAGATGTTCGAGGCCTTCCCCGTCATGCGCCAGCTGCACGAGCTGCTCTTCTACGTGGCCGAAGCGCTCGCCCTCCCCGCCGCGGCCCCCGTCCACCAGGACCTGCGCACGGCCCTGGCCCGGACCGAGGCCCTCACCCGGGCCGACGCCAAGGAGCTGACCGGCCTCGACGTGGGCACCCTGCGCCAGGACATCAACCCCCTCCTCCTCAAGGCGAGCGAGCTGGTGCGCGCCAAGGCCCCGGGCCGCCGCAAGAACCACCGCGGCGCCGACCTGATGGGCGCCCGCCTCGCGGGAGCCGACCTGCGCGGCGCCAACCTGCGCGGCGCCTACCTGATCGCCGCCGACCTCGGCCGCGCCGACCTGCGCACCGCCGACCTGATCGGCGCCGACTTCCGCGACACGAACCTCCGCGGGGCCGACCTGCGCGACGCCCTCTTCCTGACCCAGGCCCAGCTGAACGCCGCCCGGGGCGACGCCGCCACGCGCATCCCCCCGTCCCTCACCCGCCCGTCCCACTGGCAGTAG
- a CDS encoding protein kinase: MEALRDNDPAHIGAQTLLARLGAGGMGQVYLGRSPGGRLVAIKVIKEEITGHPEALARFRREAETVRAVRSAYTANLIDASLAAPPYWLATEYVAGPTLSHAVREFGALPAAACRRLFAALAEGLASVHAYGVTHRDLKPQNVILGAQGPQLIDFGIAKGVAETALTQAGSAPGTPGYTAPEVLLRGEAADAADIFALGATIAYAATGRAPYGTGDPTTVNFRAVHGEIDVAGVEPELAELIQACVVAEPGGRPALAEIIRRCAVDSALVDDPVYASLTATAGGTGQVPGTLPSTIGPGLPAGTPGYVPTYVPATPPATERTRAVPRWAVAVVAGLLVGGLGTGGYLLLQDKEDGHGARAGGPPSGGATPAGQGAPSGTASSPSGPQASDPAPGPASSGPTGGSGSVPDHIEPATVSRDLWTGTAPGEGSCNLPPEERAQYLVGSAVDAADPNAKAVAGKVKIHVMLKPYHQEKGPYLVSVGVKPPHEIDSTTQRPFENVRDYNRSIGYTSKPIDLTQKTSDGGVYLTYPDDFATQLVDNGGNTRHFPAIPVANDPGDWTVLFYRVRGLREYSSLYCTGFPVK; this comes from the coding sequence GTGGAGGCGCTGAGAGACAACGACCCGGCCCATATAGGGGCGCAGACGCTGCTGGCCCGGCTGGGGGCCGGGGGCATGGGGCAGGTGTACCTCGGGCGGTCGCCCGGCGGTCGCCTGGTGGCCATCAAGGTGATCAAAGAGGAGATCACCGGGCACCCGGAGGCGCTCGCGCGGTTCCGCCGGGAGGCGGAGACGGTCCGCGCGGTGCGCTCCGCCTACACGGCGAACCTGATCGACGCGTCGCTGGCGGCGCCGCCGTACTGGCTCGCCACCGAGTACGTGGCCGGGCCCACGCTCAGCCACGCGGTGCGCGAGTTCGGGGCCCTGCCCGCCGCCGCCTGCCGCAGGTTGTTCGCCGCGCTGGCGGAGGGGCTGGCGAGCGTGCACGCGTACGGGGTCACGCACCGGGACCTCAAGCCGCAGAACGTCATCCTGGGCGCACAGGGGCCCCAGCTCATCGACTTCGGCATCGCCAAGGGCGTGGCCGAGACGGCTCTGACGCAGGCCGGCTCCGCTCCCGGCACCCCGGGCTACACGGCCCCCGAGGTGCTGCTGCGGGGTGAGGCCGCGGACGCCGCCGACATCTTTGCCCTCGGTGCCACGATCGCCTACGCGGCCACGGGGCGGGCCCCGTACGGCACCGGTGATCCGACGACGGTCAACTTCCGCGCCGTGCACGGGGAGATCGACGTCGCGGGCGTGGAGCCCGAGCTGGCCGAGCTGATCCAGGCCTGCGTGGTGGCGGAGCCGGGCGGCCGGCCCGCCCTCGCCGAGATCATCCGCCGCTGCGCGGTGGACTCGGCGCTGGTCGACGACCCGGTCTACGCCTCGCTCACGGCGACCGCGGGCGGTACGGGCCAGGTCCCGGGGACGCTGCCGTCCACCATCGGGCCGGGATTGCCCGCAGGCACTCCGGGCTACGTGCCGACGTACGTGCCCGCGACCCCGCCCGCCACGGAGCGGACGCGGGCCGTGCCCCGCTGGGCGGTGGCGGTCGTGGCGGGCCTGCTGGTGGGCGGGCTCGGGACGGGCGGGTACCTGCTGCTCCAGGACAAGGAGGACGGCCATGGTGCCCGGGCGGGCGGACCGCCGTCCGGTGGGGCCACGCCGGCGGGCCAGGGCGCGCCCAGCGGTACGGCCTCCTCGCCCTCGGGGCCGCAGGCGTCGGACCCGGCCCCGGGCCCGGCCTCGTCCGGACCGACCGGAGGCTCCGGGTCCGTGCCGGATCACATCGAGCCCGCGACGGTGTCCCGGGACCTGTGGACCGGCACCGCGCCCGGTGAGGGGAGCTGCAACCTGCCGCCGGAGGAGCGGGCGCAGTACCTGGTGGGCTCCGCGGTGGACGCCGCCGACCCCAACGCGAAGGCGGTCGCGGGCAAGGTCAAGATCCATGTGATGCTGAAGCCATATCATCAGGAAAAGGGGCCCTACCTCGTCTCCGTCGGCGTCAAGCCGCCGCACGAGATCGACTCGACGACCCAGCGGCCGTTCGAGAACGTCCGTGACTACAACCGCAGCATCGGCTACACCAGCAAGCCGATCGACCTCACCCAGAAGACCTCCGACGGCGGCGTCTACCTGACCTACCCGGACGACTTCGCCACACAGCTCGTGGACAACGGCGGGAACACGAGGCACTTCCCGGCCATCCCGGTGGCCAACGATCCGGGCGACTGGACCGTGCTCTTCTATCGAGTCCGGGGCCTCAGGGAATACAGCAGCCTCTACTGCACCGGCTTTCCGGTGAAATAA
- a CDS encoding ATP-binding protein codes for MRDPMSALTDAFTSFLFGKVETTRLPVRTSTGQAQAVYLPTAAPGLGDSGVIIGREVYSGKGYIYDPFQLYGQQLPAPHWLVLGESGNGKSALEKTYVLRQLRFRDRQVVVLDAQGEDGVGEWNLIAQQLGITPIRLDPIAANDDGIRLNPLDPAITTTGQLALLRTIIEVAMGHGLDERSGFALKVAHAYVVDAIRDRQPVLTDIVEQLRHPEAESALAMNVDIDDVRAWGLDVALVLDRLVDGDLRGMFDGPTTVGIDLDAPLIVFDLSHIDRNSIAMPILMAIVGVWLEHTWIRPDRKKRIFLVEEAWHIINSPFVAQLFQRLLKFGRRLGLSFVAVVHHLSDVVDGAAAREAAAILKMASTRTIYAQKADEARATGRVLGLPRWAVEIIPTLTPGIAVWDVNGNVQVVKHLITETERPLVYTDRAMTESSTPQQLPEDLLAAELEAEERALYIERQRGAGPGSAATVA; via the coding sequence ATGCGAGATCCCATGTCCGCCCTGACGGACGCCTTCACCAGCTTCCTCTTCGGCAAGGTCGAAACCACCCGCCTGCCCGTACGCACCTCCACCGGCCAGGCACAGGCCGTCTACCTGCCCACCGCGGCCCCCGGCCTCGGCGACTCCGGCGTCATCATCGGCCGCGAGGTCTACAGCGGCAAGGGCTACATCTACGACCCCTTCCAGCTCTACGGCCAGCAACTCCCCGCCCCCCACTGGCTGGTCCTCGGCGAATCCGGCAACGGCAAGTCGGCGCTCGAAAAGACCTACGTCCTGCGCCAGCTCCGCTTCCGCGACCGCCAGGTCGTCGTCCTCGACGCCCAGGGCGAGGACGGCGTCGGCGAGTGGAACCTGATCGCCCAGCAGCTGGGGATAACCCCCATCCGCCTGGACCCCATCGCCGCCAACGACGACGGGATCCGCCTCAACCCCCTCGACCCGGCGATCACGACGACCGGCCAGCTCGCGCTGCTCCGGACCATCATCGAAGTCGCCATGGGCCACGGCCTCGACGAACGCTCCGGCTTCGCCCTCAAGGTCGCCCACGCCTACGTCGTGGACGCCATCCGGGACCGCCAGCCCGTCCTGACCGACATCGTGGAACAACTGCGCCACCCCGAAGCCGAATCCGCGCTGGCCATGAACGTCGACATAGACGACGTCCGGGCCTGGGGCCTCGACGTCGCCCTCGTCCTCGACCGCCTCGTCGACGGCGACCTGCGCGGCATGTTCGACGGCCCGACCACCGTCGGCATCGACCTCGACGCGCCCCTGATCGTCTTCGACCTCTCCCACATCGACCGCAACTCCATCGCCATGCCCATCCTCATGGCGATCGTCGGCGTGTGGCTGGAACACACCTGGATCCGCCCGGACCGGAAAAAACGGATCTTCCTGGTCGAAGAGGCCTGGCACATCATCAACAGCCCCTTCGTCGCCCAGCTGTTCCAGCGCCTCCTCAAGTTCGGCCGCCGCCTCGGCCTGTCCTTCGTCGCCGTCGTCCACCACCTCTCGGACGTCGTCGACGGCGCGGCCGCCCGCGAAGCCGCGGCCATCCTCAAGATGGCCTCGACCAGAACCATCTACGCCCAGAAGGCCGACGAGGCCCGCGCCACCGGCCGGGTCCTCGGCCTCCCCCGGTGGGCGGTGGAAATCATCCCCACCCTCACCCCCGGCATCGCCGTCTGGGACGTCAACGGCAACGTCCAGGTCGTCAAACACCTGATCACCGAAACCGAACGCCCCCTCGTCTACACCGACCGCGCGATGACCGAGTCCTCCACCCCCCAGCAGCTCCCCGAAGACCTGCTGGCCGCCGAACTCGAAGCGGAGGAACGCGCCCTGTACATCGAGCGCCAGCGGGGCGCCGGCCCCGGCTCGGCCGCCACGGTGGCCTGA
- a CDS encoding LysE family transporter, producing the protein MTEVIAVAVITLLAVISPGADFAMVVRNSYLYGRPTGLFAAAGVAAGVLVHVSYTMLGVGLLIASSTALFTAIKLAGAAYLVWIGIRTFRAPDGLTVDLESKPGLSPLGALRSGFLTNVLNPKTTLFVVSTFTQVVDPGTSAWQQVGYGLFMSAAHLVWFGAVALFFSDSRLRDRMLKAQKALNRAIGSVLVGLGVGLGFAR; encoded by the coding sequence ATGACAGAAGTGATCGCAGTTGCAGTCATCACCCTGCTCGCGGTGATCAGTCCGGGGGCGGACTTCGCCATGGTGGTCAGGAACAGCTACCTGTACGGCCGGCCCACCGGGCTGTTCGCGGCGGCCGGGGTCGCGGCCGGCGTGCTGGTGCACGTCTCGTACACGATGCTGGGCGTCGGTCTGCTGATCGCCTCGTCGACCGCCCTGTTCACGGCGATCAAGCTGGCGGGTGCCGCGTACCTGGTGTGGATCGGGATCCGTACCTTCCGGGCGCCGGACGGGCTGACCGTGGACCTGGAGTCGAAGCCGGGGCTGAGCCCGTTGGGTGCGCTGCGGTCCGGGTTCCTGACGAACGTGCTGAATCCGAAGACGACGCTGTTCGTGGTGTCGACCTTCACGCAGGTCGTCGATCCGGGGACGTCGGCGTGGCAGCAGGTGGGATACGGGCTGTTCATGTCGGCCGCGCACCTGGTGTGGTTCGGGGCGGTGGCGCTGTTCTTCTCGGACTCGCGGCTGCGCGACCGGATGCTGAAGGCGCAGAAGGCGCTGAACCGGGCGATCGGTTCGGTGCTGGTGGGGCTGGGTGTGGGGCTGGGCTTCGCGCGCTGA
- a CDS encoding type VI secretion protein has protein sequence MPDARRTEPPARAGGIPDGVLVGLLAFLLGLAVLVWSATGLAALFSKGAWPSTVTFTRTPGAVRALIAQPHDIAAAWPDTAPAALSGWGLFWGLFISQLLVMLVLTIFTMGVVARTRARRHTPTPTTAAPRHPDLKTQAHAPAPAQAQAQAQAQAQAAASAPEPDPIPTQGPAPTPVPEAPVPEAPVPGAAVPKAAVPEAVVTPTTPRPAPVDEAYRYGYGYAPRPPAPAPAAHLATPTAPTPHTTPARLTYATPTERHRLAAQAVASAEGAVLVVTSSPALWSDTKDARAKLGPVLLYDPSHLCDTPARMHWNPAEGCADRDTAAARAIALLAPVRPQARLDAAVADTAETLLRSWLQAAALDDRPFKQLHRWAQGNSAQDPVRILRTHLQAAPGAAGELESALTGHPERREQAQYLTARALSCLTSIHIREACTPNRTDALTLASFLAEGGSLYVVGEPLEDPRTHPGAMPLLTALASSVVEHGRRVAVRSSAGRLDPPLTLVLEDVAAVAPVPQLPELLTDETLPLLALCRSREQARAHWPHADLP, from the coding sequence ATGCCCGATGCCAGACGTACGGAGCCCCCGGCGCGAGCCGGCGGCATCCCCGACGGAGTCCTGGTCGGCCTCCTGGCCTTCCTCCTCGGCCTGGCCGTCCTGGTCTGGTCGGCCACCGGCCTGGCCGCCCTCTTCTCGAAGGGCGCCTGGCCGTCCACGGTCACCTTCACCCGCACCCCGGGGGCCGTCCGCGCCCTGATAGCGCAACCCCACGACATCGCGGCGGCCTGGCCCGACACCGCCCCGGCGGCGCTGTCCGGGTGGGGCCTGTTCTGGGGCCTGTTCATCAGCCAGCTGCTCGTGATGCTGGTCCTCACGATCTTCACCATGGGCGTGGTGGCCCGCACCAGGGCCCGCCGCCACACCCCGACCCCCACCACCGCGGCACCCCGGCACCCCGACCTCAAGACCCAGGCCCACGCCCCGGCTCCTGCCCAGGCACAGGCACAGGCACAGGCACAGGCACAGGCTGCAGCGTCGGCCCCGGAGCCGGATCCGATCCCAACCCAGGGGCCCGCACCCACCCCCGTGCCCGAGGCCCCCGTGCCCGAGGCCCCCGTGCCGGGGGCCGCCGTGCCCAAGGCCGCCGTGCCCGAGGCCGTCGTCACGCCGACCACGCCCCGCCCCGCCCCCGTCGACGAGGCCTACCGCTACGGCTACGGCTACGCCCCGAGGCCCCCGGCCCCGGCCCCGGCCGCCCACCTCGCTACACCCACCGCACCCACCCCGCACACCACCCCCGCCCGCCTCACCTACGCCACCCCCACGGAACGCCACCGCCTCGCCGCGCAGGCCGTCGCCTCCGCCGAAGGCGCCGTCCTCGTCGTCACCTCGTCCCCCGCCCTGTGGTCGGACACCAAGGACGCGCGGGCGAAACTCGGACCGGTCCTGCTCTACGACCCCTCGCACCTGTGCGACACCCCGGCCCGCATGCACTGGAACCCCGCCGAGGGCTGCGCCGACCGCGACACCGCCGCCGCACGCGCGATCGCCCTGCTGGCCCCCGTACGCCCCCAGGCCCGCCTGGACGCGGCCGTCGCCGACACCGCCGAGACCCTCCTGCGCAGCTGGCTCCAGGCCGCCGCCCTCGACGACCGCCCCTTCAAGCAGCTGCACCGCTGGGCCCAGGGCAACTCCGCCCAGGACCCCGTCCGCATCCTGCGCACCCACCTCCAGGCGGCCCCCGGCGCGGCCGGCGAACTCGAAAGCGCCCTCACCGGGCACCCCGAACGCCGCGAACAGGCCCAGTACCTCACCGCCCGGGCCCTCTCCTGCCTGACCTCGATCCACATCCGCGAGGCCTGCACCCCGAACCGCACGGATGCCCTCACCCTCGCATCGTTCCTCGCCGAAGGGGGCAGCCTGTACGTGGTGGGCGAACCCCTCGAAGACCCCCGGACCCACCCGGGTGCGATGCCGCTGCTGACCGCACTCGCCTCCAGCGTGGTCGAGCACGGCCGGCGCGTGGCCGTACGGTCATCCGCCGGTCGGCTCGACCCACCACTGACCCTGGTCCTGGAGGACGTCGCGGCCGTGGCGCCCGTACCCCAGCTCCCGGAACTGCTGACGGACGAGACGCTCCCGCTCCTCGCCCTGTGCCGCAGCCGCGAACAGGCACGGGCCCACTGGCCCCACGCCGACCTCCCCTGA
- a CDS encoding NlpC/P60 family protein — translation MRKFWVASGIGIGVCLAFVALLVVGTYSAAAGLTKGGRQGAVALVKGAVPAIYQPLVEKWGNLCPALNPAMLAAQLYTESNWKPDVVSHADARGIAQFIPETWATYGIDGDGDGDRDIWDPKDAIPSAASYDCQLAKDVAGVPGDASDNMLAAYNAGPYRVIKAGGVPPLTETQGYVKAIRSLEKSFARPVGRVAPSQQAAGAIYFAQKQLGTPYLWGGNGTPDQNGRFDCSGLTKAAYETVGIELPRVANDQYNAGSHPSRAELLPGDLVFFSDDLTNSREIRHVGMYVGGGYMINAPYTGAVIRFDKIDTPDYFGATRVTKDGAAALPERAAATPAA, via the coding sequence GTGCGCAAATTCTGGGTGGCAAGCGGGATCGGGATCGGCGTGTGCCTGGCCTTCGTCGCGCTGCTGGTCGTCGGCACGTACTCGGCGGCGGCGGGTCTCACGAAGGGCGGCAGGCAGGGCGCCGTGGCGCTGGTCAAAGGGGCGGTTCCGGCGATCTACCAGCCGTTGGTGGAGAAGTGGGGAAACCTGTGCCCCGCGCTCAATCCGGCCATGCTGGCGGCCCAGTTGTACACCGAGAGCAACTGGAAGCCCGATGTGGTCAGCCACGCGGACGCGCGCGGTATCGCCCAGTTCATCCCGGAGACCTGGGCCACGTACGGAATCGACGGCGACGGCGACGGTGACCGGGACATCTGGGATCCCAAGGACGCGATCCCTTCGGCCGCCTCGTACGACTGCCAACTGGCCAAGGACGTCGCGGGAGTGCCAGGAGACGCATCGGACAATATGCTCGCCGCCTACAACGCCGGTCCCTACCGGGTCATCAAGGCCGGGGGCGTGCCACCGCTCACCGAGACCCAGGGCTACGTGAAGGCCATCCGTTCCCTGGAGAAGAGCTTCGCCCGGCCCGTCGGCCGGGTGGCGCCGTCGCAGCAGGCCGCCGGGGCCATCTACTTCGCGCAGAAGCAGCTCGGGACGCCCTATCTGTGGGGTGGCAACGGGACGCCCGATCAGAACGGGCGGTTCGACTGCTCCGGGTTGACCAAGGCGGCGTACGAGACCGTGGGGATCGAGCTGCCGCGTGTGGCCAACGACCAGTACAACGCCGGTTCGCACCCCTCGCGGGCGGAACTGCTGCCCGGTGATCTCGTGTTCTTCTCCGACGATCTGACGAACTCTCGGGAGATCCGGCACGTCGGCATGTACGTGGGCGGCGGGTACATGATCAACGCCCCGTACACCGGCGCGGTCATCCGCTTCGACAAGATCGACACTCCCGACTACTTCGGTGCCACGCGGGTGACCAAGGACGGGGCCGCGGCCCTTCCGGAGCGGGCGGCCGCCACTCCGGCGGCCTAG
- a CDS encoding SCO6880 family protein: MTTQSHQLHPIAPRRTYLIGRARPNAIVGKNRETGEIALIIVGAFFGMMSGLLVPDLTLRIVSLAGFPMLALAAVYVPYKGRTFYRWFEISRSYKRTLRRGTTYRSPAMESGTRAADGREVEVGPPPGIGRINWLAAPFGPDEIAVLLHADRRTVTAAIEIEGPGVGLRDSEDQEALVDRFGTLLKHVANGDGFVTRLQMLARTLPADPDAHAKDVAQRGDTQAPGWLRDSYDQLQSMVSTSSEQHRAYLVACMHFTRDLAAEAVAIARASTPHKGRKLDRDAGLAIVMARELTDICARLAEADIRVRQPLGQGRLSSLVHSMYDPDHPIDHIQAMTKRNAWPAELDAVEPTYLQAKTRESSTRAPWCHATAWVKEWPMTPVGVNFLAPLLVHTPDVIRTVAVTMDLEPTEVAIERMLTEKTNDEADASRAAKMNRTVDPRDIAAHGRLDQRGEDLASGAAGVNLVGYITVSSRSPEALARDKRTIRASAGKSYLKLEWCDREHHRAFVNTLPFATGIRR, from the coding sequence TTGACGACCCAGTCCCACCAGCTCCACCCGATCGCGCCCCGCCGCACGTATCTCATCGGCCGCGCCAGGCCGAACGCGATCGTCGGCAAGAACCGCGAAACCGGCGAGATCGCCCTGATCATCGTCGGCGCGTTCTTCGGCATGATGAGCGGACTGCTCGTCCCCGACCTCACCCTGCGCATCGTGAGCCTCGCCGGCTTCCCCATGCTCGCCCTCGCCGCCGTGTACGTCCCCTACAAGGGCCGCACCTTCTACCGGTGGTTCGAGATCAGCCGCAGCTACAAGCGCACCCTGCGCCGCGGCACCACCTACCGCTCGCCCGCCATGGAATCCGGCACCCGCGCCGCCGACGGCCGCGAGGTCGAGGTCGGCCCGCCCCCCGGCATCGGCCGCATCAACTGGCTCGCCGCCCCCTTCGGCCCCGACGAGATCGCCGTACTCCTCCACGCCGACCGCCGCACCGTCACCGCCGCCATCGAGATCGAGGGCCCCGGCGTCGGCCTGCGCGACAGCGAGGACCAGGAAGCCCTCGTCGACCGCTTCGGCACCCTCCTCAAGCACGTCGCCAACGGCGACGGCTTCGTCACCCGCCTCCAGATGCTCGCCCGCACCCTCCCCGCCGATCCCGACGCCCACGCCAAGGACGTCGCCCAGCGCGGAGACACCCAGGCCCCCGGCTGGCTGCGCGACTCCTACGACCAGCTCCAGTCGATGGTCTCCACCTCCTCCGAGCAGCACCGCGCCTACCTCGTCGCCTGCATGCACTTCACCCGCGACCTGGCCGCCGAAGCCGTCGCCATCGCCCGCGCCTCGACCCCCCACAAGGGCCGCAAGCTCGACCGCGACGCCGGCCTCGCCATCGTCATGGCCCGCGAACTCACCGACATCTGCGCCCGCCTCGCCGAGGCCGACATCCGCGTCCGCCAACCCCTCGGCCAGGGCCGCCTCTCCTCCCTCGTGCACTCCATGTACGACCCCGACCACCCCATCGACCACATCCAGGCCATGACCAAGCGCAACGCCTGGCCCGCCGAACTCGACGCCGTCGAACCGACCTACCTCCAGGCCAAGACCCGCGAGTCCTCCACCCGCGCCCCCTGGTGCCACGCCACCGCATGGGTCAAGGAATGGCCGATGACCCCGGTCGGCGTGAACTTCCTCGCCCCCCTCCTCGTCCACACCCCCGACGTGATCCGCACGGTCGCCGTCACCATGGACCTGGAACCCACCGAAGTCGCCATCGAGCGGATGCTCACCGAGAAGACCAACGACGAGGCCGACGCGAGCCGCGCCGCCAAGATGAACCGCACCGTCGACCCGCGCGACATCGCCGCCCACGGCCGGCTCGACCAGAGGGGTGAAGATCTGGCCAGCGGCGCTGCCGGAGTCAACCTCGTCGGGTACATCACGGTGTCCTCGCGTTCACCGGAAGCCCTCGCCCGCGACAAGCGCACCATCCGCGCCTCCGCCGGCAAGTCCTACCTGAAGCTCGAATGGTGCGACCGCGAGCACCACCGCGCCTTCGTCAACACCTTGCCGTTCGCCACCGGCATCCGACGCTAG